The genomic window ATCGCGGCGACCAGCGCGTTGCGGTGGCTACCCACGCGATACCCCGGCGTCCATGGTCGGGGATATTAGCCACTAAATGACCTTTTATGGGGTTTTGGTGCTGCGTGTCGGAAGCTCGCTCGGTGAGAGCGCCCGAGGCCCGCCTGCCAGCTCCGTCCACAGTCGCTCGGCGACCACCATCGCGGCCTCCCGAAGCCACTGCTTCGTGACGTCCTCGGGCACGTAACGGCGGAACCAGTCGACCACCAGCCGGGCCTCCCGGCTCAGCCCATCGGTGCGCACCCGCCGGCTGTACGGATTCAACCCGAGCACACAGCAGAACTGGAGCACGTTGTAGTAGCGCCAGTCATCGGTCGTCCCGAGCGGCCCCGCCGGCCGTAGATCCGACACGCACTCCCGCAGCACCGCCCGCAGCGCCCCGGCCCGGGCCCGCGGCTGATCCTCCCGGTCCGCCAGCCGCCTCCCCACCACCGGCAGATCCGTCAGCGGACTGCGGGCCAACCGGTTCAGATCCCCGAAGTCGGTGAGCGCCCGCCGGGTCAGCCGCAGGAACTCCGGCTCACCGAGACTCTCCAGCCGCCGGGGCTCCCGCCGCCGCAGCAGCGCGTCCGCGTTCAGGAACAGCGCCGACCGGTCGGCCCGCAACCCGGCGTCCTCGGCCAGCGCCAGCCGGTCCATCGCCCGGCGCACATGATTGCCCAGCCCGGCCACCGTCGCGCCGGCCGCCACCACCGTGAACTGCAGTACGGTCACCACGTCGTGCCCGTCGATCAGCGACATCGTCACCCCGGCCGGTACTCCCAGCAGCAGCAGCGCCAGCAACCCGCCCGCCAGCGACCGGTGCAGGTCCGGGCGCAGGCGCTCACCCGACTCGGCCGCGTGCGCCACCGCCATCAGATAGCCGAACACCAGCAGGTCCACCCCGATCGCGGCGATCGCCGGGACCCGGCCACCGAACGGGAACAGCAGGAGCGCCAGCCCGGCGGTGTACAACACCGCCATCGACGTCAGCGCGAGCGGCAGCGAACCCAGCGACACCTGGCCGCTCATCCGCCACAACAGGACCAGTGCGCCCACCAGCGGCGCCAGCACCACCAGCCGGCCCACCTGCGGCAGGAAGATCACCATCAGCAGGAACAGGGCGCCCAGGGCCAGCGCCCCCCGATCGATCGGGCGGCGCTCCACCGGTGTCAACGGCAGCAACGACACCACCGCGCCCGCCCAGAACAGCGCCGGGATGCAGAGCAGGATCTCGGCGGCCGCCGAGCCCGGGGCCACCGTCCACGCGGCGACCCCCAGGGCGTACGAGAGCAGAGCCGCGGCCGGCCAACGGAGAGAGGCGCGCCGCGGATCCCGGCCGATCAGATAACAGGACAGCCACCACGTCAGAGCGAAGGCGGGTACGGCGATCGCGGGCACCGGTAGAGTCAACCAAACAGTTGACGGGTTTCGACACCCGCGTCACGCTCCTGCTTGCGCCGGTTGCGCCGCCGCACCACCCAGACGGCCGCCCACACCATCACCACCAGGCCGATCAGCACCAGCACCGGCAGCAGAATCGCCAGCACCGACATGATCACACTGCTGATGTCCTCCACCGTGCTCGCCACCGGCGCACCGAAACCGGCAGTCGTCGTGTTCACCACCGGCCGGGCCGCCGACTTCAGACCGTGCACGATCAGCGCGATCACCACACCCGCGACGATCGGCACCCACTGGTTCGAGGTGAAGAACGCCCCCGGATCGGCCACCGTCACCGTCTCCGACGCCGAACCGGTCCCGAACGCCAGGCCACCCGCCGTCGGCCGGATGAACGTCTGCACCACGTCGTTCACGTGATCGACGACCGGGATCTTGTCGGCCACCATCTCGATCGCGAGCAGCACCGCGAGAATCATCAGCGTCCAGCCGTTCGACAGCCAGGCTGAACCGGCCGGCAGATCGATGGCGTCGGTGTACCGGGCCAGCAGGCCCATGGTCAGCAGGGGGATGTAGGCGTTCAGCCCGGCCGAGGCGGCGAGACCGGTACCCGTCAATACTTCCAGCACGAACTCAGCATGGCACCGTCATGCACGTGGCGCCCGCCGGGCATCCGCCGACCGTCAGGTACCGTCGTGCGGTGCGCCTGGTCATCGCGAAATGCTCCGTGGACTATGTCGGCCGTCTTTCCGCCCATCTGCCTCCGGCGGTGCGGCTCCTGATGGTCAAAGCCGACGGGTCGGTGTCCATCCATGCCGACGATCGTGCTTATAAACCGCTCAACTGGATGAGCCCGCCCTGCAAGATGCAGGAAGCACCGGGCGTCTGGAAGGTGGTCAACAAAGCCGGTGAAGAACTGCGGATCACCCTGGAGGAAGTGTTCCAGGACTATTCCTATGAGCTCGGGATCGACCCCGGTCTCGTCAAGGACGGCGTCGAGGCGCACCTGCAGGAACTGCTCGCCAAACACCCGGAGACCTTCGGCGAGGGTCATACCCTGGTGCGCCGGGAATACATGACCGCGATCGGCCCGGTCGACCTGCTGCTGAAGGACGCCGAAGGCAAATCGGTGGCGGTCGAGGTGAAGCGCCGCGGCGAGATCGATGGAGTCGAGCAGCTCACCCGCTACCTCGAACTCATGAACCGCGATCCGCTCCTGGCTCCCGTCCAGGGTGTCTTCGCCGCCCAGGAGATCAAACCGCAGGCGCGCGTCCTGGCTACGGACCGCGGAATCCGCTGCGTCGTCGTCGATTACGACAAACTCCGCGGCATGAAAAAAGACGAACTCACTCTTTTCTGATACCGGTTCCGGTTCCTTCCGACCTTTTCTGGTACGAGTCCGTTCAGCGACCGTGGCTACCACGCCGGGTT from Actinoplanes derwentensis includes these protein-coding regions:
- a CDS encoding DUF4126 domain-containing protein, producing the protein MLEVLTGTGLAASAGLNAYIPLLTMGLLARYTDAIDLPAGSAWLSNGWTLMILAVLLAIEMVADKIPVVDHVNDVVQTFIRPTAGGLAFGTGSASETVTVADPGAFFTSNQWVPIVAGVVIALIVHGLKSAARPVVNTTTAGFGAPVASTVEDISSVIMSVLAILLPVLVLIGLVVMVWAAVWVVRRRNRRKQERDAGVETRQLFG
- the nucS gene encoding endonuclease NucS, translating into MRLVIAKCSVDYVGRLSAHLPPAVRLLMVKADGSVSIHADDRAYKPLNWMSPPCKMQEAPGVWKVVNKAGEELRITLEEVFQDYSYELGIDPGLVKDGVEAHLQELLAKHPETFGEGHTLVRREYMTAIGPVDLLLKDAEGKSVAVEVKRRGEIDGVEQLTRYLELMNRDPLLAPVQGVFAAQEIKPQARVLATDRGIRCVVVDYDKLRGMKKDELTLF